A DNA window from Geitlerinema sp. PCC 9228 contains the following coding sequences:
- a CDS encoding class II fructose-bisphosphate aldolase: MLVSTKDLLETAQRHGYAVGAFNMYNFEGVEAVVRAAEQLQSPAMLQMHPKVLSYGKQPLVALFLEAARSASVPIAVHLDHSSDRNDIRMALEAGMNSVLADGSHHPYQENLTFTREMTQLAHSYGAAVEAEIGRISGTEDGLTVSEKEAKMTDPQQAGEFVRATQVDCLAVTIGNVHGKYRSEPHLDFDRLQKIRDAVSLPLVLHGASGLPAEMIARSIELGVCKFNVNTEVRQAYMDVLRSLSEQPEADLTDTMEEAMAAMEAVIAAKMRLFGSDGKAKLHAQASTPAAAT, encoded by the coding sequence ATGCTGGTATCGACCAAAGACCTATTAGAAACTGCCCAACGCCACGGGTATGCCGTTGGTGCGTTTAACATGTACAATTTTGAAGGTGTGGAAGCTGTGGTGCGAGCGGCAGAACAGTTGCAAAGCCCTGCCATGCTACAAATGCACCCGAAAGTTTTGTCTTACGGCAAACAACCGTTGGTCGCTTTATTTTTAGAAGCTGCCCGTAGTGCTAGCGTTCCCATTGCGGTGCATTTAGACCACAGTAGCGATCGCAATGACATCCGCATGGCGTTGGAGGCGGGGATGAACTCGGTTCTTGCCGATGGTTCCCACCACCCCTACCAGGAAAATTTGACTTTTACCCGAGAAATGACCCAGCTGGCACACAGTTACGGTGCCGCGGTAGAAGCGGAAATCGGTCGCATTAGCGGTACGGAAGATGGGCTAACGGTATCGGAAAAAGAAGCCAAAATGACCGATCCGCAACAAGCCGGCGAGTTCGTTCGCGCAACCCAAGTGGATTGCTTGGCGGTGACCATTGGCAACGTACATGGGAAATATCGTAGCGAACCCCATTTGGATTTCGATCGCTTGCAAAAAATTCGCGATGCTGTATCTTTACCTTTGGTATTGCACGGTGCCAGCGGTTTGCCGGCAGAGATGATTGCTCGTTCGATCGAACTGGGCGTGTGCAAGTTTAACGTGAATACGGAAGTGCGGCAGGCATATATGGATGTGTTGCGATCGCTTTCCGAACAACCAGAAGCGGATTTAACCGATACCATGGAAGAGGCAATGGCCGCCATGGAAGCCGTGATTGCTGCCAAAATGCGGTTGTTTGGTAGCGACGGCAAAGCGAAACTGCACGCACAAGCTTCTACCCCTGCTGCCGCTACCTAA